The following proteins come from a genomic window of Synechococcus sp. UW69:
- the crtH gene encoding carotenoid isomerase — protein sequence MSEKQQWDAVVIGSGIGGLVTASQLAAKGAKTLVLERYVIPGGSGGAFKREGYTFDVGASMIFGFGTKGYTNLLTRALADVGEHCDTIPDSAQLEYHMPGGLRIAVDRDYEQFIADLTARFPHEAEGIRRFYDTCWQVFNCLDAMPLLSLEDPAYLTKVFFKAPLACLGLARWLPFNVGAVARQHIKDEQLLKFIDIECFCWSVMPADRTPMINAGMVFSDRHAGGINYPKGGVGVIAEKLVQGLERHGGAIRYKARVTEVLIENDQAVGVKLADGEIIHAKRVISNATRWDTFSGDGDEKRRSGQALVDAAHTPDKEQFWRKRYVPSPSFLSLHLGVRADLIPAGTHCHHLLLEEWSRMEDEQGVIFVSMPSLLDPDLAPAGHHIVHTFTPSSMQAWQGLSPSQYREKKEADAARLIQRLEAVLPGLAEAITHKEIGTPRSHRRFLGRFQGSYGPIPAMQLPGLLPMPFNRTGLKNLYCVGDSCFPGQGLNAVAFSGFACAHRVGADLGLNPWALPA from the coding sequence ATGAGCGAGAAGCAGCAGTGGGATGCCGTTGTGATCGGTTCAGGCATCGGTGGCTTGGTCACCGCCAGTCAGTTGGCGGCGAAAGGAGCCAAGACTCTTGTCTTGGAGAGGTATGTGATCCCCGGCGGCAGTGGGGGAGCCTTCAAGCGTGAGGGCTACACCTTTGACGTTGGGGCCTCGATGATTTTCGGCTTCGGGACGAAGGGATACACCAACCTGCTCACTCGGGCCTTGGCGGACGTGGGCGAGCACTGCGACACCATTCCCGACTCCGCCCAGCTGGAGTACCACATGCCCGGTGGCCTGCGCATCGCGGTGGATCGCGACTACGAGCAGTTCATCGCTGATCTCACGGCACGGTTTCCCCACGAGGCCGAGGGAATCCGCCGCTTTTACGACACCTGTTGGCAGGTGTTCAACTGCTTGGACGCCATGCCGCTGCTGTCCCTGGAGGATCCGGCCTATCTGACCAAGGTGTTCTTTAAAGCGCCACTGGCCTGCTTAGGCCTAGCTCGCTGGCTGCCGTTCAATGTCGGAGCGGTGGCTCGCCAGCACATCAAGGACGAGCAGCTGTTGAAGTTCATCGATATCGAGTGCTTCTGCTGGTCGGTGATGCCGGCGGATCGCACGCCGATGATCAATGCCGGCATGGTGTTTTCCGATCGCCATGCGGGGGGGATCAATTACCCCAAAGGAGGCGTCGGCGTGATCGCCGAAAAGCTGGTGCAGGGATTGGAACGCCACGGTGGCGCCATTCGCTACAAGGCTCGGGTCACCGAGGTCCTGATCGAGAACGATCAGGCGGTGGGCGTGAAACTGGCCGATGGCGAGATCATCCATGCCAAGCGGGTGATCTCCAATGCCACCCGATGGGACACCTTCTCGGGTGATGGTGATGAAAAGCGCCGCTCTGGCCAGGCCCTGGTTGATGCTGCCCACACGCCTGACAAGGAGCAGTTCTGGCGCAAGCGCTATGTGCCTTCGCCGTCCTTCCTCTCGCTGCATCTGGGCGTTCGGGCCGATCTAATTCCGGCCGGCACCCACTGCCACCACCTGCTTCTCGAAGAATGGAGCCGGATGGAAGACGAGCAGGGGGTCATCTTCGTGTCGATGCCTTCGCTTTTGGATCCGGATCTGGCCCCGGCTGGCCATCACATCGTCCACACCTTCACGCCTTCATCGATGCAGGCCTGGCAAGGGCTATCTCCCAGTCAGTACCGGGAGAAAAAGGAAGCCGATGCCGCGCGATTGATCCAGCGACTCGAGGCGGTCCTGCCCGGCCTTGCGGAGGCCATCACCCACAAGGAGATCGGCACGCCCCGCAGCCACCGGCGTTTTCTTGGTCGCTTTCAGGGCAGCTACGGCCCGATCCCGGCGATGCAGCTCCCGGGTCTGCTGCCGATGCCGTTCAACCGCACCGGACTGAAGAACCTCTATTGCGTGGGTGATTCCTGTTTCCCCGGCCAGGGTCTGAATGCTGTGGCCTTCAGTGGGTTTGCCTGTGCCCATCGGGTTGGGGCCGATCTGGGCCTGAACCCCTGGGCGCTGCCGGCCTGA
- a CDS encoding cation transporter: MNTPAEARRIEQRSLRFGVGANAVMALAGFSAHVLTGSSALLLDGLYSGVLVGSSLIASRISMNVVRPPDRAWPYGYEGQEALYVLFRSLVLLGVIGFGVGSACSTLIDWWRGSSIAPLHLEPVGLYTVLMTALCGLLAWRHRRDWRRTGGVSLLLLTEARNARIDAVITLATGLALLASPLLLATPLSALAPITDALLVLAVSLALLREPLAALRDAMAQAAGCAADPDVLQRTRVVLMQELVGLQLQMMDFTVQQLGRTAFVVVYINPLQPQESWVIDGLRHHIDARCSAELGRPVRSEVILTVMPPIHRPDPRPQTAP; this comes from the coding sequence ATGAACACCCCTGCTGAGGCTCGCCGGATCGAACAGCGCTCGCTGCGCTTTGGGGTCGGAGCCAATGCAGTGATGGCACTCGCCGGGTTTTCCGCCCATGTGCTGACCGGTTCGTCGGCCCTGCTGTTGGACGGTCTCTATTCCGGTGTGCTGGTGGGTTCATCGTTGATTGCCAGCCGCATCAGCATGAATGTTGTGCGTCCCCCGGATCGAGCCTGGCCCTATGGCTATGAGGGGCAGGAGGCCCTGTATGTGTTGTTCCGCTCCCTGGTGCTGCTGGGGGTGATCGGCTTTGGCGTCGGCAGCGCTTGCTCCACCCTGATCGACTGGTGGCGGGGCTCCAGCATTGCTCCTCTGCATCTGGAACCGGTGGGGCTTTACACCGTTCTGATGACAGCGCTGTGCGGGCTTTTGGCCTGGCGGCATCGGCGGGATTGGCGCCGCACCGGGGGAGTGTCCCTATTGCTGTTGACGGAGGCCCGTAATGCTCGGATCGATGCGGTGATCACCCTGGCCACAGGCCTGGCCCTGCTGGCCTCTCCGTTGTTGCTGGCAACGCCGCTTTCCGCGCTGGCGCCGATTACCGATGCACTGCTGGTGCTTGCGGTCAGCCTGGCCTTGTTGCGCGAACCCTTGGCGGCGCTGCGTGATGCCATGGCCCAGGCCGCCGGGTGCGCCGCCGACCCGGATGTGTTGCAGCGCACCCGGGTTGTGTTGATGCAGGAACTGGTGGGGCTTCAGTTGCAAATGATGGACTTCACCGTGCAGCAGTTGGGCCGTACAGCCTTTGTCGTGGTCTACATCAATCCTCTGCAGCCCCAGGAAAGTTGGGTGATTGATGGGCTGCGCCATCACATTGATGCCCGTTGCAGTGCCGAACTCGGGCGGCCGGTGCGCTCTGAAGTGATCCTCACGGTGATGCCGCCGATTCATCGTCCGGATCCAAGGCCGCAGACGGCCCCTTAG
- the trmFO gene encoding FADH(2)-oxidizing methylenetetrahydrofolate--tRNA-(uracil(54)-C(5))-methyltransferase TrmFO: protein MSQSPHVTVLGAGLAGTEAAWQIARAGVAVTLVEMRPIRRSPAHHSSDFAELVCSNSFGALSSDRAAGLLQEELRRLGSLVIGTADTHAVPAGGALAVDRGRYSAALTEVLDQHPLVTIERREQHTLPPADAITVLATGPLTSEPLAEDLRCFTGRADCHFFDAASPIVHGDSIDLSVAFRASRYDKGDADYINCPMDKEQYLAFRQALLEAEQAELKDFDQNDATFFEGCLPIEELARRGEDTMRYGPLKPIGLWDPRWGDVNDRDVRRAKRAYAVVQLRQEDKDGRLWNLVGFQTNLKWGEQKRVLQMIPGLGQAEFVRFGVMHRNTFLESPQLLQPTLQFRQRPTLLAAGQITGTEGYAAAVAGGWLAGTNAARLARGLEPIDLPSTCMSGALTHFVSEAPTAKFQPMPPNFGLLPDLPERIRDKRARYGAYRDRALHDLEPVQALQPETLTV from the coding sequence TTGTCTCAATCTCCACATGTCACTGTGCTCGGTGCCGGTCTTGCCGGTACCGAAGCGGCTTGGCAGATCGCCCGTGCTGGGGTTGCAGTCACCCTGGTGGAGATGCGTCCGATTCGACGATCTCCCGCCCACCACAGCAGCGACTTCGCTGAGTTGGTCTGCAGCAACAGTTTCGGCGCCCTGAGCAGCGACCGTGCAGCGGGTTTGCTGCAGGAGGAGCTGCGTCGGCTGGGATCCCTCGTGATCGGCACGGCCGACACCCACGCTGTCCCGGCGGGTGGGGCGTTGGCCGTCGATCGCGGTCGCTACAGCGCTGCGCTGACTGAAGTTCTGGATCAACACCCTCTGGTCACGATTGAACGCCGCGAGCAGCACACCCTGCCGCCGGCTGATGCGATCACGGTGCTGGCGACGGGGCCGCTCACCAGTGAACCCCTCGCGGAGGATCTGCGCTGTTTCACCGGCCGAGCTGATTGCCACTTCTTTGATGCGGCGAGCCCAATCGTCCATGGCGACAGCATTGATCTGTCGGTGGCTTTTCGCGCTAGCCGCTACGACAAGGGTGATGCGGACTACATCAACTGCCCCATGGACAAGGAGCAATACCTGGCCTTCCGCCAGGCCTTGCTCGAAGCCGAACAGGCCGAACTCAAGGACTTTGATCAGAACGACGCCACCTTCTTTGAGGGCTGTTTGCCGATTGAGGAGCTGGCCCGTCGGGGTGAAGACACCATGCGCTACGGCCCGTTGAAGCCGATCGGGCTCTGGGACCCTCGTTGGGGTGATGTGAATGATCGCGACGTGCGCCGGGCCAAGCGCGCCTACGCCGTGGTTCAGCTGCGGCAGGAAGACAAGGATGGTCGTCTGTGGAATCTGGTGGGCTTCCAGACGAATCTCAAATGGGGAGAGCAGAAGCGTGTTCTTCAGATGATTCCTGGGTTGGGCCAGGCGGAATTCGTGCGGTTCGGTGTGATGCACCGCAACACCTTTCTTGAATCGCCGCAGCTGCTGCAGCCCACGCTGCAATTCCGCCAGCGTCCCACCCTCTTGGCTGCTGGTCAGATCACGGGCACCGAGGGCTATGCCGCCGCCGTTGCCGGTGGCTGGTTGGCCGGCACCAATGCGGCTCGGTTGGCCCGGGGGCTTGAGCCCATTGATCTGCCATCGACCTGCATGAGTGGAGCCCTCACCCATTTCGTTAGCGAGGCGCCCACCGCGAAATTTCAGCCGATGCCCCCCAATTTTGGACTTTTGCCCGATCTACCGGAGCGGATCCGCGACAAGCGAGCCCGCTATGGCGCTTACCGCGATCGCGCCTTGCATGACCTAGAGCCGGTGCAGGCCCTTCAACCCGAGACTCTGACGGTATGA
- a CDS encoding photosystem II protein Y, with protein sequence MDARLFLVVAPILAAVSWAAFNIGRAAVGQLQLMLKRSRA encoded by the coding sequence ATTGATGCCCGTCTGTTCCTTGTGGTTGCTCCGATTCTCGCCGCCGTCAGCTGGGCTGCCTTCAACATCGGCCGTGCTGCGGTGGGTCAGTTGCAGCTGATGCTCAAGCGCAGCCGCGCTTGA
- a CDS encoding gamma carbonic anhydrase family protein, producing the protein MTGSKPWPDPQIDADAWIADSAVVIGNVRMAEGSSLWPMAVARGDLEQISIGAGSNVQDGAVLHGDPGQPVHIGINVTIGHRAVIHGATLEDGCLVGIGAIVLNGVTVGAGALVAAGSVVTRDVPPGTLVMGAPAVVKRDLPPEAIEEQRRHAQRYARLAASHAQITP; encoded by the coding sequence ATGACTGGCTCGAAGCCCTGGCCCGATCCCCAGATCGATGCGGACGCTTGGATCGCCGATTCCGCTGTTGTAATCGGCAACGTCCGGATGGCTGAGGGCAGCAGCCTCTGGCCCATGGCTGTGGCTCGCGGTGATTTGGAACAGATCAGCATCGGAGCGGGGAGCAATGTTCAGGATGGCGCCGTGCTCCATGGCGATCCGGGGCAGCCGGTACATATCGGTATCAACGTCACCATTGGTCACCGGGCCGTGATCCATGGCGCCACGCTGGAGGATGGGTGCCTGGTGGGGATTGGTGCCATCGTTCTGAATGGCGTCACCGTTGGTGCAGGTGCTCTGGTCGCCGCCGGATCAGTCGTCACGAGGGATGTGCCCCCTGGGACCCTGGTGATGGGCGCCCCGGCCGTCGTGAAGCGGGATCTTCCTCCGGAAGCGATCGAAGAGCAGCGCCGCCATGCCCAGCGCTATGCCCGACTGGCGGCATCCCACGCTCAAATCACTCCTTGA
- a CDS encoding NAD(P)-binding protein produces the protein MTSASVPEVDLAVIGAGLSGCSLIGRFHQLQSNLNIALIEAGRGPGGRAASRRRRDQSGWLLDHGAPGFALKNPPSKGMEELLSPLQSAGVLERNKRPVLSLDADAALSAATSPEACPEGGWWHGVPCMARICEELLDGVGSAQVSRHFETRVRWLERRNDHWLLENEDRSWSLKAQKLVLSGTLLAHPRSLKMLAWDDVPLRSAVAKGVDVGLDAVLSQLQRMRAEVRWNLMVDLGVPDLKGDGFPAQIWLNEAAKARWQVERLVFQPQSDGRWGLVVHGLDSGEAITPQSQARLLAQEQHRLVNLLPELLKSSSGLSAAVNQAKPLGVMRWGASRPLNHPLHPELQWCPKSGVGFCGDWIEGPGFGTAEGAIRSGVDLAEQLHADR, from the coding sequence ATGACGTCAGCGAGCGTGCCTGAGGTTGATCTCGCGGTCATCGGTGCTGGGCTGTCCGGTTGCAGCCTGATCGGCCGATTCCACCAGTTGCAATCCAATCTGAACATTGCGCTGATTGAAGCCGGCCGGGGGCCGGGGGGCAGGGCTGCTAGCCGTCGCAGGAGAGACCAAAGCGGCTGGTTGCTCGACCATGGAGCACCTGGTTTTGCTCTCAAAAACCCTCCCTCCAAGGGGATGGAGGAACTGCTTTCACCGTTGCAGTCGGCAGGTGTCCTGGAGCGCAACAAGCGTCCTGTGCTTTCTCTGGACGCAGACGCAGCCTTGTCTGCCGCCACAAGCCCTGAGGCCTGCCCGGAGGGCGGGTGGTGGCATGGCGTTCCCTGCATGGCCCGCATCTGCGAAGAGCTGCTTGATGGTGTTGGCTCAGCGCAAGTGAGCCGTCATTTCGAGACCCGCGTGCGCTGGCTTGAACGACGCAACGATCATTGGCTGCTGGAAAACGAGGATCGGAGCTGGAGCCTCAAGGCCCAGAAACTGGTGCTTAGTGGAACCCTGCTGGCCCATCCCCGCTCCCTGAAGATGCTGGCGTGGGACGACGTCCCCTTGAGATCAGCCGTGGCAAAGGGCGTGGACGTCGGCCTCGATGCCGTGCTGAGTCAACTCCAACGCATGCGCGCCGAGGTGCGCTGGAACTTAATGGTGGACCTCGGCGTGCCCGACCTCAAGGGTGATGGCTTCCCTGCTCAAATCTGGTTGAACGAAGCTGCGAAGGCGCGCTGGCAGGTGGAAAGACTCGTTTTTCAGCCTCAAAGCGATGGACGCTGGGGGCTGGTGGTGCATGGTTTGGATTCGGGAGAAGCGATCACTCCCCAAAGCCAGGCTCGCCTGCTCGCCCAAGAGCAACATCGTCTTGTGAACCTGTTGCCAGAACTGCTCAAGTCTTCATCGGGTCTATCAGCTGCGGTGAACCAGGCAAAACCCCTCGGCGTGATGCGCTGGGGAGCATCACGCCCCCTCAACCACCCTCTTCACCCAGAGCTTCAGTGGTGCCCCAAAAGCGGAGTGGGATTTTGCGGGGATTGGATCGAGGGCCCTGGCTTTGGAACAGCGGAAGGAGCGATTCGCAGCGGCGTCGACCTCGCTGAACAACTGCACGCTGACCGCTAA
- a CDS encoding DNA-binding protein has translation MRRDGRLSPGDHYIFATGNLGGPVVYDIDAIRKTLAERTIAAVRKHETQRKAELERRLGLIETYGEEDHLKKEGE, from the coding sequence ATGCGCCGTGACGGCAGGTTGTCACCTGGCGATCACTACATATTTGCCACTGGGAACCTTGGTGGTCCGGTGGTCTATGACATCGACGCCATCAGAAAAACACTTGCCGAGAGAACCATCGCGGCAGTGCGCAAACACGAGACTCAGCGGAAAGCTGAATTAGAGCGACGCCTGGGGCTGATCGAAACCTATGGCGAAGAGGACCACCTCAAAAAAGAGGGGGAATGA
- a CDS encoding VapE domain-containing protein, with product MVLCHTSRGGVVAKGNRHPERPYIYCGESDEAQGFGKWLPEQLANDKPQKLKREPKTHHFLYRFWDGSEVPVKRRRIDYPDNRPKDVRWAGTLTGRPEAEIQPYLWKESTTRLATDGGVLFVVRGELKAELLLSLGHNAISILGISERLIAELRRLGRDVVLCPDCDLADLNKWYAELTRQLPQCRHLLSPMKGLNWRQPPEHGGLGVEDWIEAAKPDADTINAAITSEPWQPQPVILDRAETLDDLLGPVEDGKLRRPRTDKLTQAIDIVLPLRFNELTQRIENNGKEVDSDFLQTLYLQLAELHQLEINSKRAADAALVVARRNAYHPVRDYLNSGLPKLEEVDWQQIAACCLNTPEPWAQVHLQRQLIGLVARAMKPGCKLDTALVVHSPKQGIGKSTMWAILGGRWFSDSLGDLRNLKDDVLSLHSAWIHEWGEIDSVVGKRESETLKKFLSAQVDNVRKPYGRGVETLPRTCGIVGTTNRDDFIKDPTGNRRFPVISVNSVNTDWVKANRDAIWGSALAAFNANTEWHYSNEENTQISADAQNFAAEDVVLNAVESWCDDHPDLTEVVVARIVWDINRIRMGEQEYSRQVGNRLRILGWTRSKTRTRALLPDGSKTDKTNQWIRPTSPALPQPQPNA from the coding sequence ATGGTTCTTTGTCACACCAGTCGTGGTGGCGTGGTCGCCAAAGGCAATCGTCATCCTGAGCGCCCTTACATCTACTGCGGTGAATCAGATGAAGCCCAAGGGTTTGGGAAGTGGCTACCAGAGCAACTCGCTAATGACAAACCTCAGAAGCTGAAGCGAGAACCCAAAACCCACCATTTTCTATATCGCTTTTGGGATGGCTCAGAAGTTCCCGTAAAGCGGCGGCGGATTGATTACCCCGACAACCGCCCAAAAGATGTCCGATGGGCTGGAACCCTCACCGGTCGCCCTGAAGCCGAGATACAGCCCTATCTATGGAAGGAATCAACAACCCGTCTGGCAACCGATGGTGGTGTTCTCTTCGTTGTCCGTGGGGAGCTGAAGGCAGAGCTACTGCTGAGCCTTGGGCATAACGCCATCAGCATCCTTGGCATCAGTGAGCGGTTGATTGCTGAACTGCGCCGTCTCGGTCGTGATGTCGTGCTCTGTCCTGACTGTGACCTAGCGGACCTAAACAAGTGGTATGCGGAGCTAACCCGTCAGCTCCCTCAGTGCCGTCATCTGCTCAGCCCAATGAAGGGTCTGAACTGGAGACAACCGCCAGAGCACGGTGGGCTTGGTGTTGAGGATTGGATCGAAGCAGCGAAGCCTGATGCCGACACCATCAACGCCGCCATCACCAGTGAGCCTTGGCAACCTCAGCCAGTCATTCTTGACCGCGCAGAAACGCTTGACGACCTTCTCGGTCCAGTCGAAGACGGGAAGCTCCGCAGACCTCGCACAGACAAACTGACGCAGGCAATCGACATTGTTCTGCCGCTGCGGTTCAACGAACTGACTCAGCGCATTGAGAACAACGGCAAAGAGGTCGACAGCGATTTCCTGCAAACCCTTTATCTGCAGCTGGCTGAACTACACCAGCTGGAAATCAATTCCAAGCGAGCCGCTGATGCTGCACTCGTCGTTGCCAGGCGCAATGCCTATCACCCTGTTCGCGATTACCTCAACAGCGGTCTCCCAAAGCTTGAGGAGGTTGATTGGCAGCAAATTGCAGCCTGTTGCCTGAACACTCCTGAGCCGTGGGCGCAGGTTCATCTGCAACGCCAGCTGATCGGATTGGTCGCGCGGGCGATGAAGCCTGGCTGCAAGCTCGACACCGCCCTGGTTGTTCATAGCCCTAAGCAGGGCATCGGCAAATCAACAATGTGGGCAATCCTTGGGGGTCGGTGGTTCTCCGATTCCCTAGGCGACCTCCGCAATCTGAAAGACGACGTTCTGTCGCTCCATTCAGCATGGATTCACGAATGGGGAGAGATTGATTCGGTTGTCGGGAAGCGTGAGTCGGAAACGCTCAAGAAGTTCCTCTCAGCTCAAGTCGACAACGTTCGCAAGCCATACGGACGTGGCGTTGAAACGCTCCCACGAACCTGCGGGATCGTCGGCACCACTAACCGCGACGACTTCATCAAAGACCCGACAGGTAATCGTCGGTTCCCAGTGATCAGCGTCAACAGCGTCAATACCGATTGGGTCAAAGCCAACCGTGATGCGATCTGGGGTTCAGCCCTGGCGGCATTCAATGCCAACACTGAGTGGCATTACTCCAACGAGGAGAACACTCAGATCAGCGCCGATGCCCAGAACTTTGCTGCTGAGGATGTCGTGCTCAATGCCGTCGAATCCTGGTGCGATGACCACCCAGACCTCACTGAGGTGGTGGTTGCTCGGATTGTGTGGGACATCAACCGAATTCGAATGGGCGAACAGGAATACAGCCGTCAGGTGGGCAACCGATTGCGGATTTTGGGCTGGACGCGATCCAAGACCAGAACCAGAGCACTTTTACCTGATGGATCCAAAACCGACAAAACCAATCAATGGATCAGACCCACTTCCCCTGCACTGCCCCAACCACAGCCCAATGCTTAA
- a CDS encoding lactate dehydrogenase, whose product MQTKRTTLRIAVIGASGHCGRQLVVQLLNRRLIPTDGCLQLVGHRGGSSETSLWALRTDLNDAFCDDAPTIEVVLDVNNICADVVVMLAGRTLSTDPSQTADRAQLGAQNRLVFEQYAEAICNPSGSGPVVIVQSNPVEMGVQIFADAVGRHRVIGAGAWSDTLRFRAELARSLQLRRTHIQAWTLGQHGDHLVPCRSQISAWGVPGDAVIILQEQLRQQAELQSFPERLRQQRSVLLEHLQEKRWDLANALIEACPPDLRTGLRPFLTHFTSDGHTTEVMTAHAVTDLVACLAEAKPQVFAAQVQLAGEWLDWHGVLGVPVLLGVNGWSQVCPLPLEPDEIKALLTAGKAIQNVLKIATA is encoded by the coding sequence GTGCAGACCAAGCGAACAACCTTGCGCATCGCCGTCATTGGAGCCTCCGGCCACTGCGGACGTCAGCTAGTGGTTCAGCTTCTGAACCGCCGCTTGATTCCGACCGACGGCTGCCTGCAGCTGGTGGGTCATCGAGGCGGTTCCAGCGAAACCAGTCTTTGGGCCTTGCGAACGGATCTCAACGACGCCTTCTGTGACGACGCGCCGACGATCGAAGTTGTGCTTGATGTCAACAACATCTGTGCCGACGTCGTGGTGATGCTGGCGGGCAGAACCCTCAGTACCGACCCCTCTCAAACCGCCGACCGCGCGCAGCTCGGCGCACAGAACCGCCTGGTATTCGAGCAATACGCAGAAGCAATATGCAATCCATCCGGATCCGGACCGGTGGTGATCGTTCAGTCCAATCCCGTGGAAATGGGTGTCCAGATCTTTGCGGATGCGGTGGGACGCCATCGGGTGATCGGCGCCGGTGCGTGGTCAGACACTCTGCGTTTTCGCGCTGAACTGGCACGGTCACTGCAACTCCGCCGAACCCACATCCAGGCTTGGACCCTGGGGCAACACGGCGATCACCTGGTGCCCTGCAGGAGTCAGATCAGTGCTTGGGGGGTACCTGGCGACGCGGTGATTATCCTTCAGGAGCAACTGCGACAGCAGGCAGAGCTGCAGTCATTCCCGGAGCGGTTACGACAGCAACGGTCTGTGCTGCTCGAGCACCTGCAAGAGAAGCGGTGGGACTTGGCCAATGCCCTAATAGAGGCTTGCCCTCCGGACCTTCGCACCGGTTTGCGTCCCTTTTTGACCCACTTCACCAGTGACGGTCACACCACAGAGGTGATGACGGCGCACGCCGTCACCGATCTTGTGGCCTGCCTTGCGGAAGCCAAGCCCCAGGTGTTTGCAGCCCAGGTGCAACTGGCTGGGGAATGGCTCGACTGGCACGGCGTCCTAGGTGTACCCGTTCTGCTGGGGGTAAACGGTTGGAGTCAGGTCTGCCCCCTGCCCCTAGAGCCTGACGAAATCAAGGCCCTTCTCACGGCAGGTAAAGCGATTCAAAACGTGTTGAAGATCGCCACAGCCTAG
- a CDS encoding site-specific integrase has translation MPRVVDAAPWIKPFRDLVRTSCGAGWKVRNARGRMRLEVQDHGSVMLIYPWSQEGASSALPRIQQIFKRWNGGQITLAAAAQKADTASSHQKLDFNQLFEKYREFVPNAGDTTWRYNYLPVLKNLRVCFEGKPPVDGEALAMECLKQWEQGSRMRQTSRQKLYGFLNWAVQRGHLKPIYSPPASLPETLKPKRIGYPLSDAQLLQLLDNLPAGEVHDRWRFAIQLCAVYGLRPEELRHLRIKDGVSGAELWTIYQKSMGGTKGAKTEPRRLHPLLLREADGSAIDWKLQARLQVGEKLPPLNREGDGGQALNQYLRRRNVWMMLRDEAEHQGEQLTPYSFRHRYAKGMHAANVPIANICEAMGHTIEVHLKSYARFKPNATADIIAAVNV, from the coding sequence TTGCCGCGCGTCGTCGATGCAGCCCCTTGGATCAAGCCATTTCGAGATTTGGTTCGCACCTCCTGTGGCGCGGGATGGAAGGTACGCAATGCCCGTGGGCGGATGCGCCTTGAGGTTCAAGATCATGGTTCGGTGATGTTGATCTACCCCTGGTCTCAAGAAGGAGCTAGTTCAGCCCTCCCTCGTATCCAGCAGATCTTTAAGCGGTGGAACGGTGGTCAGATCACCCTTGCTGCTGCAGCGCAGAAAGCTGACACCGCTAGCAGTCATCAGAAGCTGGATTTCAACCAGCTGTTTGAGAAATATCGAGAGTTCGTCCCCAACGCTGGTGATACAACGTGGCGATACAACTATCTGCCTGTTCTGAAGAACCTGCGTGTCTGCTTTGAAGGCAAGCCACCGGTTGATGGTGAGGCATTGGCGATGGAGTGCCTCAAGCAATGGGAACAAGGCTCTCGGATGCGACAGACGAGCCGTCAGAAGCTTTATGGCTTCCTGAACTGGGCGGTGCAACGTGGGCACCTCAAGCCGATCTACAGCCCCCCCGCGTCGCTTCCAGAGACCCTGAAGCCAAAGCGAATCGGATACCCCCTCAGTGATGCGCAATTACTCCAGTTGCTCGACAACCTGCCTGCGGGCGAAGTTCATGACCGCTGGCGCTTTGCAATCCAGTTATGCGCCGTCTACGGGTTGCGTCCTGAGGAGTTGAGACATCTCCGGATCAAAGACGGGGTAAGCGGGGCAGAACTCTGGACCATCTATCAAAAGTCGATGGGCGGCACCAAGGGAGCGAAGACAGAGCCGCGGCGACTCCACCCGTTGCTTCTTCGTGAAGCAGATGGCTCCGCCATTGATTGGAAGCTCCAGGCTCGGTTGCAGGTGGGCGAGAAATTGCCGCCATTGAACCGTGAGGGCGATGGGGGGCAGGCGTTGAATCAATACCTGCGCAGACGCAATGTCTGGATGATGCTTCGGGATGAAGCCGAGCACCAGGGTGAACAGCTCACGCCTTATTCATTTAGGCACCGCTACGCCAAGGGGATGCATGCTGCCAACGTGCCAATCGCCAACATCTGCGAGGCAATGGGGCACACCATTGAGGTGCATTTGAAGAGCTACGCGCGGTTCAAACCCAATGCAACCGCGGACATCATTGCGGCAGTAAACGTCTGA